In Caldicellulosiruptor obsidiansis OB47, a single window of DNA contains:
- a CDS encoding M50 family metallopeptidase: MNLILALIVLTIVILVHEFGHFIVCKLSGVLVEEFAIGFGPKLFSIKGKETEYSVRAFLIGGYVKPLGEDKDIDHPRALNNAKVHKRILMVLMGPVMNFVLAIIIMMGIGYFIGFGTNTIGRVEPNMPAYEAGIRSGDRIVALDKNRVYVWDQVSFYLAVHNMLYKDREVEIKVLRNGKQYIFRVMPKYDPNTKTKRIGVSSKISRKNLFDSIYYGLFGTYAEIKETIYSVVLMITGRVSASEIMGPVGMVKTIGEAANAGFKQSVLSGLLNILWLMQLISVNLGVINLIPFPALDGSRLVFYLYEAVARKPFNREKEALIHTIGFVLLLFLLVIVTFNDIKNIIMPGR, from the coding sequence ATGAATCTTATACTGGCTTTAATTGTGCTGACAATAGTGATACTTGTTCATGAATTTGGACATTTTATTGTATGTAAACTTTCAGGTGTACTTGTTGAAGAGTTTGCCATTGGTTTTGGTCCCAAACTTTTTAGCATAAAAGGAAAAGAGACAGAGTATTCTGTGAGAGCTTTTTTAATAGGAGGGTATGTAAAGCCTCTTGGTGAAGATAAGGATATTGACCACCCACGAGCACTCAATAACGCAAAGGTTCACAAAAGAATTTTGATGGTTTTGATGGGACCTGTTATGAACTTTGTTCTTGCCATAATAATCATGATGGGGATTGGTTATTTTATTGGTTTTGGGACCAACACCATTGGTAGGGTGGAGCCAAACATGCCTGCATATGAGGCTGGGATAAGAAGTGGTGACAGGATTGTTGCGCTTGACAAAAATAGAGTTTATGTCTGGGACCAGGTAAGCTTTTATTTGGCTGTTCACAATATGCTCTACAAAGACAGAGAAGTAGAGATAAAGGTTTTAAGAAATGGTAAACAATATATTTTCAGGGTTATGCCAAAGTATGATCCGAATACAAAAACAAAAAGAATAGGCGTTTCATCAAAGATATCACGTAAAAATTTATTTGATAGCATCTATTATGGACTATTTGGGACATATGCAGAGATAAAAGAGACCATATATAGTGTTGTGCTGATGATAACAGGAAGGGTATCGGCATCTGAGATTATGGGACCTGTTGGTATGGTAAAGACAATTGGCGAGGCTGCAAATGCCGGATTTAAACAGAGCGTGCTGAGTGGGCTTTTGAATATTCTGTGGCTTATGCAGTTAATTTCAGTAAACTTGGGAGTTATAAATCTCATCCCATTTCCTGCTTTAGATGGCAGCAGGCTTGTGTTTTATTTGTACGAAGCTGTGGCAAGAAAACCTTTTAATAGAGAAAAAGAAGCACTGATTCACACAATTGGTTTTGTACTTCTTCTGTTTTTGCTTGTAATTGTTACCTTCAATGACATAAAAAATATTATAATGCCTGGAAGGTGA
- a CDS encoding phosphatidate cytidylyltransferase, producing the protein MKQRIITAIWGIALVALANFLGGIWLKIFGALVAAAALYEFFNLFKIERYMLYLSITLSCIFVLSDVNIGNKMFVLFILLFLLAFIESFKNRIASQSIIYVAFSFIYIVFPILFLVLLGEFRNGKKLIWLPYLVCWLSDTFAYFAGLALGKRRIWSNISPKKSLEGFFGAIVGGVLAVWFYQFGLSAKNFDLSILLISTAEGMMLSIVAHTGDLFASMLKRQQQKKDFGSILPGHGGVLDRFDSLIMVTPIIYFLAKFGLF; encoded by the coding sequence ATGAAACAGAGAATAATAACTGCTATCTGGGGAATAGCGTTGGTAGCTTTGGCAAATTTTCTTGGTGGTATTTGGCTTAAAATTTTTGGTGCTCTTGTTGCAGCAGCTGCTTTATATGAATTTTTCAATTTGTTTAAGATAGAAAGATATATGCTATATTTGAGCATAACATTGAGCTGCATTTTTGTTCTCAGCGATGTTAATATTGGTAACAAAATGTTCGTTTTATTTATACTTCTTTTTCTCCTTGCCTTCATAGAAAGCTTTAAAAACAGGATAGCTTCACAAAGCATAATTTATGTGGCGTTCTCTTTCATTTATATAGTTTTTCCCATTTTGTTTTTAGTGCTTTTAGGCGAATTTAGAAATGGGAAAAAGCTAATATGGCTTCCTTATCTTGTATGCTGGCTTTCAGATACTTTTGCGTATTTTGCTGGTCTTGCACTTGGCAAAAGGAGAATATGGAGTAATATAAGTCCTAAGAAAAGTTTAGAAGGTTTTTTTGGAGCAATAGTTGGAGGTGTGCTTGCTGTTTGGTTTTATCAGTTTGGACTTTCTGCCAAGAATTTTGATTTATCAATCCTGCTTATAAGCACAGCAGAAGGTATGATGCTATCTATAGTTGCACACACAGGCGATTTGTTTGCTTCAATGCTAAAAAGACAGCAGCAGAAAAAGGATTTTGGCTCTATTTTACCAGGTCACGGTGGTGTGCTTGACAGGTTTGATAGCTTAATTATGGTCACACCAATAATCTATTTTCTTGCAAAATTTGGGCTATTTTAA
- the rpsB gene encoding 30S ribosomal protein S2, translating to MPVLTMKQLLEAGVHFGHQTRRWNPKMAEYIFTERNGIYIIDLQKTVKKMDEAYEFVKSQVAEGKIVLFVGTKKQAQETIKEEAERCGMFYINQRWLGGLLTNFRTIKTRIERLKELQRMEEDGTFDVLPKKEVNLLRKEKERLLKYLGGIQNMPRIPDILYIVDPRKERNAVLEARKLGIPIVAIVDTNCDPDEIDYVIPGNDDAIRAVKLITSKIADAVIEGREGEQFTPANTSSQEADKASEQVEITVDDGIDEE from the coding sequence ATGCCAGTTTTAACTATGAAACAGCTTCTTGAAGCAGGTGTGCATTTTGGTCATCAGACACGCAGATGGAATCCCAAGATGGCTGAGTATATCTTTACTGAAAGAAATGGGATTTATATTATTGACCTTCAGAAGACAGTAAAGAAAATGGACGAAGCTTATGAGTTTGTAAAGTCTCAGGTAGCAGAGGGCAAGATTGTCCTATTTGTTGGAACAAAAAAGCAAGCTCAAGAGACAATCAAAGAAGAAGCAGAAAGATGCGGAATGTTTTACATCAATCAACGATGGCTTGGAGGACTTTTAACAAACTTCAGAACAATAAAGACAAGAATAGAAAGGTTAAAAGAGCTTCAGCGAATGGAAGAAGATGGAACATTTGATGTTTTGCCCAAGAAAGAAGTAAATCTCTTGAGGAAAGAAAAAGAAAGACTTTTGAAGTATCTTGGTGGTATTCAGAACATGCCACGCATTCCTGACATCTTGTACATTGTTGACCCACGAAAAGAAAGAAATGCTGTGCTTGAGGCAAGAAAGCTTGGGATTCCAATAGTTGCGATTGTCGATACAAACTGCGACCCTGACGAGATTGACTATGTAATTCCTGGAAATGATGATGCAATTCGTGCTGTAAAGCTCATCACATCTAAAATTGCAGATGCTGTGATTGAGGGAAGAGAGGGTGAGCAGTTTACACCTGCTAATACTTCATCTCAAGAGGCTGATAAAGCGTCTGAACAGGTAGAGATAACAGTTGATGATGGCATAGATGAAGAATAA
- the tsf gene encoding translation elongation factor Ts — translation MITAEMVKELREKTGAGMMDCKKALEDAGGDMDKAIELLRERGLAKAAKKASRVAAEGIVESYIHGNGRIGVLVEINCETDFVARNEEFRQFAKDIAMQIAAANPKYVSREEVPAEVIEKEKAILRQQALNEGKPENVVDRIVEGRLEKFFEEVCLLEQPWIKNPDMKIKDLLTEKIAKIGENIVIRRFARFERGEGIEKAASC, via the coding sequence ATGATTACTGCTGAAATGGTGAAGGAGCTCAGAGAAAAAACAGGTGCTGGTATGATGGACTGCAAAAAGGCTTTAGAAGATGCAGGCGGCGATATGGACAAGGCAATAGAACTTTTGAGAGAAAGAGGACTTGCAAAGGCTGCAAAGAAGGCTTCACGTGTTGCAGCAGAAGGTATTGTTGAAAGCTATATCCATGGAAATGGTAGAATTGGTGTTTTGGTAGAGATAAATTGCGAGACAGACTTTGTTGCAAGAAATGAGGAGTTTAGACAATTTGCAAAGGATATTGCTATGCAGATTGCAGCAGCAAATCCAAAATATGTTTCAAGAGAAGAGGTGCCTGCGGAGGTAATTGAAAAAGAAAAGGCAATTTTAAGACAGCAGGCTTTGAATGAAGGAAAGCCAGAAAATGTTGTTGACAGAATTGTTGAGGGTAGGCTTGAAAAGTTCTTTGAAGAGGTTTGCTTGCTTGAGCAGCCTTGGATTAAAAACCCTGATATGAAGATAAAAGACTTGCTCACAGAAAAAATTGCAAAAATTGGAGAAAATATTGTTATAAGAAGATTTGCAAGATTTGAAAGAGGAGAAGGAATTGAAAAGGCTGCTTCATGCTAA
- a CDS encoding isoprenyl transferase: MLGFLKKEKVKIEKEKMPQHIAIIMDGNGRWAKKRGLPRSAGHRFGAQKLKEIVLFADEIGLKYLTVYAFSTENWKRPKDEVENLMNLLREFFDTEIENLINKTQIRIRVIGDISKLDKDIQERIVSAEERTKDKRGLCVVIALNYGGRQEIINAVKNLALDIKSGKIDIEDVDEDLFKKYLYTKDIPDPDLLIRPSGEMRVSNFLLWQISYTEFWFSNVLWPDFKKEHLLKAIEDYQKRDRRFGGVK; encoded by the coding sequence ATGTTAGGATTTTTAAAAAAAGAAAAAGTAAAAATAGAAAAAGAAAAGATGCCACAGCACATTGCAATTATTATGGATGGAAATGGAAGATGGGCAAAAAAAAGAGGTCTTCCACGCTCGGCGGGGCACAGGTTTGGTGCGCAGAAGCTAAAAGAGATAGTCCTTTTTGCTGATGAAATAGGATTAAAATACCTTACAGTTTACGCCTTTTCGACAGAAAACTGGAAAAGGCCTAAAGATGAAGTTGAAAATCTTATGAATCTTTTGAGAGAATTCTTTGATACAGAGATAGAAAACCTCATAAACAAGACCCAGATAAGAATCAGGGTTATAGGGGATATTTCAAAGCTTGATAAAGATATTCAAGAGAGAATTGTAAGTGCTGAAGAAAGAACCAAAGACAAACGTGGACTTTGTGTTGTTATAGCCCTCAATTATGGTGGAAGACAGGAAATAATAAATGCGGTAAAAAATTTGGCTTTGGACATAAAGAGTGGTAAAATTGATATCGAAGATGTTGATGAGGACCTCTTTAAAAAATACCTTTACACAAAGGATATCCCTGACCCTGACCTTTTGATAAGACCAAGCGGAGAGATGAGGGTTTCAAACTTTCTTTTGTGGCAGATATCATATACAGAATTTTGGTTTTCAAATGTCCTGTGGCCAGACTTCAAAAAGGAGCATCTATTAAAGGCTATCGAAGATTATCAAAAAAGAGACAGAAGATTTGGAGGAGTTAAATAG
- the frr gene encoding ribosome recycling factor, protein MAEPIQVAEEKMKKAIETLKEEFATVRAGRANPHILDKVMVDYYGVPTPIPQVASITVPEARMIVIQPWEARMLKEIEKAIQKSDLGVNPTNDGKVIRLIFPELTEERRKELVKQVKKMAEDAKVAIRNIRREALDEYKKMKKNNEITEDDLKDAEEDVQKLHDKYIEQIEKLLSAKEKEIMEV, encoded by the coding sequence ATGGCAGAACCTATTCAGGTTGCAGAGGAGAAGATGAAAAAGGCAATAGAGACGTTAAAAGAGGAGTTTGCCACAGTCAGAGCAGGAAGAGCAAATCCTCATATTCTGGACAAGGTGATGGTTGACTATTATGGCGTTCCAACTCCAATTCCCCAGGTTGCAAGCATAACCGTTCCCGAAGCGAGAATGATTGTTATCCAGCCATGGGAAGCAAGAATGCTCAAAGAAATTGAAAAAGCCATTCAAAAATCTGACCTTGGAGTAAATCCAACAAATGATGGGAAGGTTATAAGACTTATTTTCCCTGAACTCACAGAAGAAAGAAGAAAAGAGCTTGTAAAACAGGTCAAAAAGATGGCTGAAGATGCAAAGGTGGCAATCAGGAACATAAGAAGAGAGGCGCTTGATGAGTACAAAAAAATGAAAAAGAACAATGAGATTACAGAAGATGACCTCAAAGATGCCGAAGAGGATGTCCAAAAACTTCACGACAAATACATAGAGCAAATTGAGAAACTTTTGAGTGCAAAGGAAAAGGAGATTATGGAAGTATAG
- a CDS encoding 1-deoxy-D-xylulose-5-phosphate reductoisomerase produces the protein MTKKICILGSTGSIGVQTIDVAKKLGIRVVGLSANKNVDLLIKQARELNPDILCIVDEKYYTVLKENFPDKIVVAGQEGLTNVATYPAADLIVNALVGISGLVPTVEAILAGKRVALANKETLVTGGKIIKRILSQKQAKDSLPLLIPVDSEHSAIFQCLVGEDKKNVKKIILTASGGPFRGKKLKDLQNVSVEDVLKHPTWNMGKKITVDSATLINKGFEVIEAMFFFDKRCDEIDVVIHPQSIIHSMVEFVDGAIKAQLSYPDMRLPIEYALTFPERGREVAMPLDLAKIKNLTFEEPDFDTFFLLKIAYECAKKGESYPIVLNAANEEAVKHFLEGKIGFVDIMNYVAKIIESHRGQKVESIQDILEIDAEARQKFKNLVEGEKS, from the coding sequence ATGACAAAAAAGATATGCATCTTAGGGTCAACCGGGTCCATAGGTGTTCAGACAATAGATGTTGCAAAAAAACTTGGAATTAGAGTTGTGGGTCTTTCAGCGAACAAAAATGTAGATCTTTTGATTAAGCAAGCAAGAGAGCTTAACCCTGACATTTTATGTATTGTAGATGAAAAGTACTATACTGTATTAAAAGAAAATTTTCCTGATAAGATAGTTGTAGCAGGTCAGGAAGGACTAACTAATGTTGCAACATATCCAGCAGCAGATTTGATTGTAAATGCTCTTGTTGGTATATCTGGGTTGGTGCCAACAGTTGAGGCTATTTTGGCAGGTAAAAGAGTTGCTCTTGCCAACAAAGAGACCCTTGTGACAGGTGGAAAGATTATAAAAAGGATTCTTTCCCAAAAACAAGCAAAAGATTCTCTCCCTCTTCTTATTCCTGTTGATTCAGAGCACAGTGCTATTTTTCAGTGCCTTGTAGGTGAAGACAAAAAAAATGTAAAAAAGATAATTCTCACAGCATCGGGAGGACCTTTCAGAGGGAAAAAACTCAAAGACTTGCAAAATGTCAGTGTAGAAGATGTGCTGAAGCATCCTACATGGAACATGGGCAAAAAAATCACAGTTGACTCTGCAACGCTTATAAACAAAGGATTTGAAGTGATAGAAGCCATGTTTTTCTTTGATAAAAGATGTGATGAGATTGATGTTGTTATACATCCTCAGAGTATTATTCATTCAATGGTTGAATTTGTTGATGGAGCTATAAAAGCACAGCTATCTTATCCTGATATGCGTCTTCCGATTGAGTATGCGCTTACTTTTCCCGAAAGAGGCAGGGAAGTAGCTATGCCACTTGACCTTGCAAAGATAAAAAACCTTACATTTGAAGAGCCTGATTTTGATACATTCTTTTTGCTCAAAATTGCATATGAGTGTGCAAAAAAAGGAGAAAGTTACCCGATTGTGCTCAATGCTGCCAATGAAGAGGCTGTAAAACATTTCTTGGAAGGGAAAATTGGCTTTGTTGATATTATGAACTATGTGGCTAAAATTATTGAAAGTCATAGGGGGCAAAAAGTGGAATCCATTCAGGACATTTTGGAAATCGACGCAGAGGCAAGGCAGAAGTTTAAAAATCTTGTGGAAGGTGAGAAAAGCTAA
- a CDS encoding nucleotide sugar dehydrogenase has translation MNSVCVIGLGYVGLPLALSFAMKGYKVFGVDSNEKLIGELKNGETHHLESYNGKTIQEILKEQLENGNFIPTVDYKQALKNVDDVIVTVPIPVYGGKPYFDYLISCAKEISKNLRKNQLILLRSTVVPGTTRNIFLPILEENGLRCGKDFYLAYASERIAEGKAFEEFENMPTALAGFCENSVRRAVDLIKVICKEEIIVASSFEVVETAKVIENLQRDINIAMVNEFERFTKAMNLDIFEVIKVANTHKRVNLLYPGPGVGGFCIPNAFYYLDAKAQELGVELKLSKTARMFNEGIPYYISDLVMKTIEKHKCSKKVAVLGIAMKDYSSDDRLSPAIEIIKILKDRGIEVRAFDPAVKTEYDFKVSTLQDALKDVQLVLILAKQHGIEFEEIFEYIPPSETIIIDTRNVFSYNDAKEKGFVLEKI, from the coding sequence TTGAATAGCGTATGTGTAATTGGACTTGGATATGTTGGTCTTCCACTTGCTCTTTCGTTTGCAATGAAGGGTTATAAAGTCTTTGGTGTTGATAGCAATGAAAAATTGATAGGGGAACTAAAAAATGGAGAGACTCACCATTTAGAAAGTTACAATGGGAAGACTATACAGGAGATTTTAAAGGAGCAGCTTGAAAATGGGAACTTTATTCCCACGGTAGATTACAAGCAGGCACTTAAAAATGTAGATGATGTAATAGTCACGGTTCCAATACCTGTTTATGGAGGGAAACCTTACTTTGATTATCTTATTTCATGTGCAAAAGAGATAAGCAAAAATTTGAGAAAAAATCAGTTAATACTTTTGCGCTCAACTGTTGTTCCGGGTACAACAAGAAACATATTTCTCCCAATATTAGAAGAGAATGGCTTGAGGTGCGGAAAGGATTTTTATTTAGCCTATGCCTCAGAAAGGATTGCAGAGGGAAAAGCTTTTGAAGAGTTTGAAAATATGCCTACTGCTTTGGCAGGATTTTGTGAAAATAGCGTAAGAAGAGCTGTTGATTTGATTAAGGTGATTTGTAAGGAAGAGATAATTGTTGCATCGTCGTTTGAAGTTGTTGAGACAGCAAAGGTGATAGAGAATCTGCAAAGGGATATAAATATTGCGATGGTAAACGAGTTTGAGAGATTTACAAAGGCTATGAACCTTGATATATTTGAGGTAATAAAAGTTGCAAATACTCACAAAAGGGTAAATCTCTTGTATCCTGGACCTGGGGTTGGAGGATTTTGCATCCCTAATGCATTTTATTACTTAGATGCAAAGGCACAGGAGCTGGGAGTTGAGCTTAAGCTTTCTAAAACGGCAAGAATGTTCAACGAAGGTATTCCTTATTATATCTCTGACCTTGTTATGAAAACTATTGAAAAACACAAATGTTCAAAAAAGGTTGCAGTGCTTGGCATTGCGATGAAAGATTATTCTTCTGACGACAGGCTCAGCCCAGCTATTGAAATAATTAAAATCTTGAAAGACCGAGGTATTGAAGTAAGAGCATTTGACCCTGCAGTGAAGACTGAATATGATTTTAAGGTAAGCACTTTACAAGATGCTTTGAAAGATGTACAGCTTGTTTTGATTTTGGCAAAGCAGCATGGGATAGAGTTTGAAGAAATTTTTGAGTACATTCCTCCTTCTGAGACAATTATTATTGATACACGAAATGTGTTTTCTTACAATGATGCAAAAGAAAAAGGATTTGTGCTTGAAAAGATATAA
- the pyrH gene encoding UMP kinase, translated as MVKPKYKRVILKLSGEALGGEKGFGIDWQVVETICEEIEKVRELGVEVAIVVGGGNFFRGRSAEHIDRATADYMGMLATVINSLALQSVLEKRGIPTRVQSAIEMRQIAEPYIRRRAIRHLEKGRVVIFACGTGNPFFSTDTAAALRAAEIDAEAILLAKKVDGVYDSDPKKNPNAKKYDFITYLDVINQRLEVMDSTATSMCMDNEIPILVFELAKGNILKAVMGENIGTIVNVKEAK; from the coding sequence ATGGTTAAGCCAAAGTACAAAAGGGTAATATTAAAATTAAGTGGTGAAGCTTTGGGCGGTGAAAAGGGTTTTGGAATTGACTGGCAGGTTGTTGAAACCATCTGTGAAGAGATTGAAAAAGTAAGGGAGCTTGGAGTGGAAGTTGCTATTGTGGTTGGTGGCGGCAACTTCTTCAGAGGAAGAAGTGCTGAACACATAGACAGGGCAACAGCAGACTATATGGGAATGCTTGCAACTGTTATTAATTCACTTGCACTTCAGAGCGTTCTTGAAAAAAGAGGCATTCCGACAAGAGTCCAGAGCGCAATCGAGATGAGACAGATTGCAGAACCGTACATCCGACGCAGGGCAATTCGCCACTTGGAAAAAGGCAGGGTTGTGATTTTCGCATGTGGCACAGGCAATCCTTTCTTCTCAACAGATACTGCAGCAGCTTTGCGTGCTGCTGAGATTGACGCAGAGGCAATACTTCTTGCAAAAAAAGTAGATGGTGTCTATGACAGTGACCCGAAGAAAAATCCAAATGCTAAAAAGTATGACTTTATCACTTACTTAGATGTCATCAATCAACGGCTTGAGGTTATGGACTCAACAGCAACATCTATGTGCATGGACAATGAAATTCCTATTTTGGTGTTTGAGCTTGCAAAAGGAAATATTCTCAAGGCTGTTATGGGCGAGAACATAGGAACAATTGTAAATGTAAAGGAGGCAAAGTAA
- the ispG gene encoding flavodoxin-dependent (E)-4-hydroxy-3-methylbut-2-enyl-diphosphate synthase gives MKLLTKKVRIGNIYIGGGEDIKIQSMTNTKTKDVEATVEQILRLESLGCEIIRVAVPDLDSAKAISKIKSRIHIPLVADIHFDYKLALEAIYNGADKIRINPGNIGDERKVQEIAKEAKRYGIAIRVGANSGSLPKDILQKYKSPSPDAIVEAAIYQVKLLERFGFDNIVVSVKSSDVLTTIKSYEILSQKLSYPLHVGLTEAGTFVAGTVKSSIAIGYLLLRGIGDTIRVSLTDEPEKEVIVAKEILKSLKLRKGVKIVSCPTCARCNVDLLKIADDVEKRIQNLDLDISVAIMGCAVNGPGEAKEADVGVACGVGEGLLFKKGKIIRKVKENEIVDELVKEIYSLS, from the coding sequence GTGAAGTTATTGACAAAAAAGGTTAGAATAGGGAATATCTATATCGGTGGCGGGGAAGATATTAAAATTCAGTCAATGACAAACACAAAGACAAAGGATGTTGAAGCTACAGTTGAGCAGATACTCAGGCTTGAGAGTTTAGGCTGTGAGATTATAAGGGTTGCTGTTCCTGATTTAGATAGTGCTAAGGCCATAAGTAAGATAAAGTCAAGAATCCACATTCCACTTGTTGCTGACATTCATTTTGACTACAAGCTTGCGCTTGAAGCTATATACAATGGCGCTGACAAGATTAGAATAAATCCTGGGAACATTGGAGATGAAAGAAAAGTTCAGGAAATAGCAAAAGAGGCCAAAAGATATGGGATTGCCATCAGAGTTGGGGCAAACTCTGGGTCACTGCCCAAAGATATTTTACAGAAATATAAATCTCCATCTCCAGATGCGATAGTTGAAGCTGCCATTTATCAGGTAAAACTTCTTGAAAGATTTGGGTTTGACAATATTGTTGTATCTGTAAAATCTTCAGATGTTTTAACTACAATTAAGAGCTATGAAATATTATCCCAAAAACTTAGCTATCCTCTTCATGTTGGTCTTACCGAAGCAGGGACTTTTGTTGCAGGTACTGTGAAGTCCAGTATTGCAATTGGCTATCTTCTCTTGAGGGGAATTGGTGATACAATAAGGGTTTCTCTTACCGATGAGCCAGAGAAAGAGGTTATTGTGGCAAAGGAGATTTTAAAAAGTTTAAAACTCAGAAAAGGTGTGAAGATAGTATCATGTCCCACCTGTGCAAGATGTAATGTTGATCTTTTAAAGATTGCAGATGATGTTGAAAAAAGAATACAAAATTTGGACTTGGACATTTCGGTTGCGATAATGGGCTGTGCAGTAAACGGCCCTGGTGAGGCAAAAGAAGCTGATGTAGGTGTGGCATGTGGAGTTGGTGAAGGACTTCTGTTTAAGAAAGGCAAGATTATAAGGAAAGTGAAAGAGAATGAGATTGTGGATGAGCTTGTAAAGGAAATCTATTCTCTTTCTTAA
- a CDS encoding glycosyltransferase yields the protein MIDIICFSTTPWDPIPTRKQQIMKRMPQNCRIFYLDPPVTLIGPLKDPSLRPYLTRFRKSPKRIKENLFVFALPPIIPFYNKKRAINKFNQKMIANFVKEIIYQNFNLKSPIIWTYMPNTVDLLEHLSYSFLVYDCIDKHSEFQGFIDKTLVERMEDELAQKSSVVFTTTQGLYNKLKPLNPHTYLVPNGAEFEHFNRASNKLPVPDEMKNIPHPIFGFVGVIHTWIDTQLIEYLAKEKNEWSFVLIGPVGAGVNIDNLKKLKNIYLLGRVEHRDLPQYVSQFDVCLNLFRTNKLSENVSPLKFYEYLATGKPIVSTFMLQVEEFSDVVYIGKNYEDVLAKCIQALQEAQCPNIEKIEKRIEYAKQTSWDSRVAQIIDILKREGINIE from the coding sequence TAGATATAATTTGTTTTTCAACCACGCCGTGGGATCCTATACCAACACGTAAGCAGCAGATAATGAAAAGAATGCCACAAAACTGTAGAATATTTTATTTAGACCCACCTGTGACCCTGATAGGTCCATTAAAAGATCCAAGTTTAAGACCTTACCTCACAAGATTTAGAAAGTCTCCAAAAAGAATAAAAGAAAACCTTTTTGTATTTGCTCTACCACCAATTATTCCTTTTTATAACAAAAAAAGAGCTATAAACAAGTTCAATCAAAAAATGATAGCAAATTTTGTAAAAGAAATTATCTATCAAAACTTTAATTTAAAATCTCCTATAATATGGACTTACATGCCAAACACGGTTGATCTTCTTGAACATCTTTCTTACAGTTTTTTAGTTTACGACTGTATAGACAAACATTCAGAGTTTCAAGGCTTTATTGACAAAACTTTAGTTGAGCGCATGGAAGATGAGCTTGCTCAAAAAAGCAGTGTAGTTTTCACAACAACGCAAGGACTTTATAATAAACTAAAACCATTAAATCCTCACACATATCTTGTGCCAAATGGGGCTGAGTTTGAACATTTTAACAGAGCTTCAAATAAATTACCTGTACCCGATGAGATGAAGAATATTCCCCATCCTATTTTTGGTTTTGTAGGTGTTATCCATACATGGATTGATACTCAGCTTATAGAATATTTAGCAAAAGAAAAAAATGAATGGTCATTTGTTTTGATAGGACCTGTAGGCGCTGGTGTGAACATTGACAACTTAAAAAAACTAAAGAATATCTATTTGCTCGGAAGGGTTGAGCACCGGGATCTTCCTCAGTATGTTTCTCAATTTGATGTGTGCTTGAATTTATTCAGAACAAACAAGCTATCAGAGAATGTAAGTCCGCTAAAGTTTTATGAATATCTGGCAACCGGGAAACCAATTGTTTCAACTTTTATGCTTCAAGTAGAGGAATTTTCTGATGTTGTGTATATTGGCAAAAACTATGAAGATGTGCTTGCAAAGTGCATTCAAGCTCTGCAGGAGGCACAATGTCCTAATATTGAAAAGATAGAAAAAAGAATAGAGTATGCAAAGCAAACCTCCTGGGATAGCAGAGTAGCTCAAATTATTGATATACTAAAGAGGGAAGGGATAAACATTGAATAG